In one window of Chryseobacterium sp. JV274 DNA:
- a CDS encoding AraC family transcriptional regulator, with translation MNPISVLHIDLFQAGKNTSDFYFNTMKNHLVVGHRHIEKPHRHDFYAAVLFTKGAGIHEIDFQKYDVSEGSLFFLSPGQIHSWELSEDIDGYIFFCSQEFYEMHYVNQKLRNFPFFGSVSFPRKLQLDSLELKKNITLFQELGEEHRAKNIMKEGLILSLMSQIFINSSRLFSRDFDTQASAAGLSYFKHYQDFENLIEQHFAEYKSIAHYASLLGISSKHLNRIAQTVVQKTATDVITERVVLEAKRMLMYLDESLVEIAFRLGYEEYSYFVRVFRKNSGMTPTQFMRKYKA, from the coding sequence ATGAATCCTATCTCTGTTCTTCATATCGATCTTTTCCAGGCAGGTAAAAATACGTCAGATTTTTATTTTAATACAATGAAGAATCATTTGGTGGTAGGACATCGTCATATAGAAAAGCCACACAGACATGATTTCTACGCTGCTGTACTTTTTACCAAAGGAGCAGGGATACATGAAATTGATTTTCAGAAGTATGATGTTTCTGAGGGAAGTCTTTTCTTCCTGTCACCGGGGCAGATTCACAGCTGGGAGCTTTCAGAAGATATTGATGGGTATATTTTCTTTTGCTCTCAGGAATTCTATGAAATGCATTATGTAAATCAGAAACTGAGGAATTTCCCCTTTTTCGGATCGGTGTCTTTTCCTAGAAAACTTCAGCTGGATAGTTTGGAACTGAAGAAAAATATAACTTTATTTCAGGAACTCGGAGAAGAACATCGGGCTAAAAATATAATGAAAGAAGGTCTTATTCTGTCATTGATGTCGCAGATCTTTATTAATTCCAGCAGATTATTTTCAAGAGATTTTGATACACAGGCTTCTGCTGCCGGACTTTCTTATTTTAAACATTATCAGGATTTTGAAAATTTGATTGAACAGCATTTTGCAGAATATAAATCGATTGCCCATTATGCATCTTTATTAGGTATTTCTTCCAAACATCTGAACAGGATTGCACAGACCGTTGTTCAAAAAACCGCTACAGATGTTATTACAGAAAGAGTAGTGTTGGAAGCCAAAAGAATGTTGATGTATCTGGATGAAAGCCTGGTTGAAATTGCTTTCAGATTAGGATATGAAGAATATTCCTACTTTGTAAGAGTATTCCGGAAAAACTCCGGAATGACTCCCACCCAGTTTATGAGGAAATATAAAGCTTAA
- the ccoG gene encoding cytochrome c oxidase accessory protein CcoG, whose amino-acid sequence MSAESNNIKSLEIESEDFRNSVGTMDETGKRKWIFPRKPKGKYTNYRNYTSYFLLALFFGLPFVKINNNPFLLINVIDRKFFILGQPFYLQDFFILALGAVTSVIFVMLFTVVFGRIFCGWLCPQTLFMEMVFRKIEYWIEGDRNKQMKLDRQEWDAEKIRKRLTKWSVFILISLLCSTFMFMYIVGYEQVFQIMLEGPSEHPLKFITMIFFTMTFYFVFAWLREQVCTLVCPYGRLQGVLIDKQTINVYYDFKRGEGRSKWKNNEDRKAAGKGDCIDCNQCVVVCPTGIDIRNGQQLECVNCTACIDACDEVMEKVGLPKGLVRYATESEIENREKFRFTPRMKATTVILALLIGFLGFLMYDRGSMEAKFIKPAGSTFFVKNGKITNTFIYTLLNKSNEKKTLNIKVITPLNAEITYFGSETIILKGDQILKGNINISFPEEDIKFSKQNMVIGVFDEKGKLVDSFETTFEGPFKLAL is encoded by the coding sequence ATGAGCGCAGAGTCCAACAATATCAAGTCTTTGGAAATTGAAAGTGAAGATTTCAGAAATTCAGTGGGAACAATGGATGAAACCGGAAAAAGGAAGTGGATATTCCCCAGAAAGCCTAAAGGAAAATACACCAATTACAGGAATTACACCAGCTATTTTCTTCTTGCCCTTTTTTTCGGACTGCCTTTTGTAAAGATCAACAACAATCCTTTTCTGCTCATCAATGTTATCGACAGGAAATTCTTTATCCTCGGGCAGCCTTTCTATCTGCAGGATTTTTTTATCCTTGCATTGGGAGCAGTAACTTCCGTTATTTTTGTGATGTTATTTACGGTAGTTTTCGGAAGGATATTCTGCGGCTGGCTTTGTCCTCAAACTCTTTTTATGGAAATGGTTTTCCGTAAAATAGAATATTGGATCGAAGGAGACCGAAATAAACAGATGAAACTTGACAGACAGGAATGGGATGCTGAAAAAATAAGGAAGAGACTTACAAAATGGTCCGTATTTATTTTGATTTCCCTGCTCTGCTCTACTTTTATGTTTATGTATATCGTAGGCTATGAACAGGTTTTCCAGATTATGCTTGAAGGGCCTTCAGAACATCCTTTAAAGTTTATTACGATGATCTTTTTCACGATGACTTTCTATTTTGTTTTTGCATGGCTTCGCGAGCAGGTATGTACTCTGGTCTGCCCTTACGGAAGGCTTCAGGGAGTTCTGATTGATAAACAGACAATCAACGTATATTACGATTTTAAAAGAGGAGAAGGCCGTTCAAAATGGAAAAATAATGAAGATAGAAAAGCTGCTGGTAAGGGAGATTGTATTGATTGTAACCAATGCGTTGTTGTCTGTCCTACGGGAATTGACATCAGAAACGGGCAGCAACTGGAGTGCGTGAATTGTACAGCTTGTATTGATGCCTGTGATGAAGTAATGGAAAAGGTAGGTTTACCTAAAGGATTAGTTCGTTATGCTACAGAATCAGAAATTGAAAACCGCGAAAAGTTCAGATTTACACCAAGAATGAAGGCAACGACCGTTATTCTGGCATTGCTGATCGGATTCCTTGGATTTTTAATGTATGATCGCGGTTCTATGGAAGCGAAATTTATCAAACCGGCAGGCTCTACATTTTTCGTTAAAAACGGTAAAATCACCAATACCTTTATTTATACTCTTCTTAATAAATCTAATGAAAAAAAGACGTTGAACATCAAAGTTATCACCCCATTGAATGCTGAAATCACTTATTTCGGCTCTGAAACAATCATCTTAAAAGGAGACCAGATCCTGAAAGGGAACATTAATATTTCCTTCCCTGAAGAAGACATTAAGTTTTCAAAACAAAATATGGTCATCGGAGTTTTTGATGAAAAGGGAAAACTCGTAGATTCGTTTGAAACGACTTTTGAAGGACCGTTTAAGTTAGCTTTGTAG
- a CDS encoding SMP-30/gluconolactonase/LRE family protein, which yields MKNIFKIGMIGLVFALVNCQSVNYSKMLYEGVKPEMVSDTFSFTEGPSADKEGNVYFTDQPNDKIYYWDWKSNKVIEFLDKTGRANGTHFDKDGYLITCSDDQGEIWKISKDKKVEVLLKGFEGKRLNGPNDVWNDEAGGMYFTDPLYERDYWIGFKQELQHKSLYYRDKSGKVIKLDTFTQPNGIVGSEKLKKLYLSDIDAGKTYVYDILGEGKLSEKRLFCEMGSDGMELDKHGNLYLTGDGVHVFNRSGKKIYHIPIPEKWTSNVTFGGENNDILFITASKSVYTFPTKVRGIK from the coding sequence ATGAAGAATATATTTAAAATAGGCATGATTGGTTTGGTTTTCGCATTGGTAAACTGTCAATCAGTAAATTATAGTAAAATGTTGTATGAAGGAGTAAAGCCGGAAATGGTTTCTGATACGTTCAGTTTCACAGAAGGACCATCAGCAGATAAAGAAGGGAATGTTTACTTTACCGATCAACCCAATGATAAGATCTATTATTGGGACTGGAAAAGCAATAAGGTAATAGAGTTCTTAGACAAGACGGGAAGGGCAAACGGAACACACTTTGATAAAGACGGATATTTGATTACCTGCTCGGATGATCAGGGAGAGATCTGGAAAATTTCCAAAGACAAGAAAGTAGAAGTTCTGCTTAAAGGTTTTGAAGGAAAAAGGTTGAACGGTCCCAATGACGTTTGGAATGATGAAGCCGGAGGAATGTACTTTACAGATCCACTGTACGAAAGAGATTATTGGATCGGTTTTAAACAGGAACTGCAACACAAAAGCCTTTATTACAGAGATAAATCAGGGAAAGTTATCAAGCTGGATACATTTACCCAGCCAAATGGAATTGTAGGCAGTGAAAAACTGAAAAAATTATACCTTTCTGATATTGATGCCGGGAAAACTTATGTATATGACATATTGGGTGAAGGGAAATTGTCAGAAAAAAGACTTTTCTGTGAAATGGGATCAGACGGAATGGAGCTGGATAAGCACGGAAACCTTTATCTTACAGGAGATGGAGTACATGTTTTTAACCGTTCCGGAAAGAAAATTTACCATATTCCTATCCCTGAAAAGTGGACTTCCAATGTAACTTTTGGTGGAGAAAATAATGATATACTTTTTATTACCGCCTCAAAATCTGTGTATACTTTTCCTACCAAAGTAAGAGGAATAAAATAA
- a CDS encoding DEAD/DEAH box helicase: MELQSIYQKLQIQDMNQMQKSTYNASENNTDIVLLSPTGSGKTLAFLFPVLRNLKKNVQGVQALILVPARELALQIEQVFKAMGTDFKVSVCYGGHDKKIEVNNLIEAPAVLIGTPGRVAYHVRNNNFDPKTIKTLVLDEFDKALELGFHEDMEFIAGSLKGLSQRILTSATTMDEIPSFTGLKNEKTIDFLKLSEVKPDIQLRKVMTISEEKLDTLFNLICKIGNKRTLIFCNHREAVDRISELLHQMGIDRETFHGGMEQDERERALLKFRNDSARILITTDLAARGLDVPEVESIVHYQLPPKEDAFIHRNGRTARMNAKGFVYLIMTEDENFPFIKNNTPEESVSGFTKVPEKTPFQTIYISAGKKDKVNKVDVVGYLIKKGELQKEDIGLIEVKDTTSYVAVSRSKVNAVLRKLQNEKLKGKKVKMEVAY, translated from the coding sequence ATGGAACTACAATCAATCTACCAGAAGCTGCAGATTCAGGATATGAATCAGATGCAGAAATCTACTTATAATGCGTCTGAAAACAATACAGACATTGTTTTGCTCTCTCCTACAGGATCTGGAAAGACTCTTGCTTTTTTATTCCCGGTTCTTCGGAATCTGAAAAAAAATGTTCAGGGAGTTCAGGCATTGATATTGGTTCCGGCCAGAGAACTGGCTTTACAGATTGAGCAGGTTTTCAAAGCTATGGGAACGGATTTTAAAGTATCTGTTTGTTATGGTGGACATGATAAAAAAATCGAGGTTAACAATTTAATTGAAGCTCCTGCTGTTTTAATAGGAACTCCGGGAAGGGTTGCTTACCACGTAAGAAATAATAATTTTGATCCGAAAACGATTAAAACACTCGTTCTTGATGAATTCGACAAAGCTCTGGAGCTAGGTTTTCATGAAGATATGGAGTTTATTGCAGGCTCATTAAAAGGCCTTTCTCAAAGAATTTTAACATCAGCTACGACAATGGATGAAATTCCATCGTTTACTGGTCTAAAAAATGAAAAAACCATCGATTTTTTAAAACTAAGTGAAGTAAAACCAGATATCCAATTGCGAAAAGTAATGACAATTTCTGAGGAAAAGCTGGATACTTTGTTTAATTTAATCTGTAAAATAGGAAATAAAAGGACTCTTATTTTCTGTAACCACCGTGAGGCTGTTGACAGAATTTCTGAACTTCTTCATCAGATGGGAATCGACAGAGAAACCTTCCATGGCGGTATGGAGCAGGACGAAAGAGAACGTGCATTGCTGAAATTCAGAAATGATTCCGCAAGAATTCTTATTACTACAGATCTTGCTGCCCGCGGACTTGATGTTCCGGAAGTAGAATCTATTGTACATTATCAGCTTCCTCCAAAAGAAGATGCTTTCATCCACAGAAACGGGCGTACTGCAAGAATGAATGCCAAAGGTTTTGTATATCTGATCATGACAGAGGACGAAAACTTCCCGTTCATTAAAAATAATACTCCTGAAGAAAGTGTTTCCGGATTTACTAAAGTTCCGGAAAAAACACCTTTCCAGACTATTTATATCAGTGCCGGAAAAAAAGATAAGGTCAACAAAGTGGATGTTGTGGGATATCTTATCAAAAAAGGAGAACTTCAGAAAGAAGATATCGGTTTGATTGAAGTAAAGGATACAACTTCTTATGTTGCTGTTTCCAGAAGCAAAGTAAATGCTGTTTTAAGAAAGCTTCAGAACGAAAAGCTGAAAGGAAAGAAAGTAAAAATGGAAGTTGCTTATTAA
- a CDS encoding carcinine hydrolase/isopenicillin-N N-acyltransferase family protein: MQKKNIFILIGILFYTINIKACTIFSCSRGGETFVAANEDDTTPFTRIWYNPASSNRYASVCFGAPDMQVAAAMNEYGLFFDFAAANYDFTQLNLTNPYPGDIMWEILGTCKTVKEAIVILKKYDYISYSQALIADKYGNSVLVNPKGITEKNGDFQVNSNCNMINGKLSCRRPEIANEMLSGSKENSVEFLKKILDKTHQEGELNTLYSTIFDLKKGIIYVYLFHDYNIVYIIDLKSELKKGYRIENLADHFPASFAYENFSKNHSLYLKESIFQEMKNKGIDRTIDHYISESEKLSPKNEKLNSALLEAALQLIKYSWNEHNNGSMWYYWFSKPYGYDVQQYKDRKLTSAEKLLKYLSSKETTDLKLQNFMYEMIGFINLTQGDKILAKEFYEKAVTNPDKAYSVTLIRGKEILNRMKDIKK; the protein is encoded by the coding sequence ATGCAGAAAAAAAATATTTTTATTTTAATTGGTATCCTTTTCTATACCATCAATATAAAAGCCTGTACAATTTTTTCCTGTTCAAGAGGAGGTGAAACATTTGTTGCAGCCAACGAAGACGATACCACTCCCTTTACCAGAATTTGGTATAACCCAGCTAGCTCAAATCGCTATGCCTCCGTTTGCTTCGGAGCCCCTGACATGCAGGTAGCCGCAGCCATGAATGAATACGGACTATTCTTTGATTTTGCAGCAGCGAATTATGATTTCACCCAATTGAACCTGACCAATCCCTATCCCGGAGATATCATGTGGGAAATCCTAGGAACATGCAAAACTGTAAAAGAAGCCATTGTTATATTAAAAAAATATGACTACATATCTTACTCCCAAGCTCTAATAGCGGATAAGTATGGTAATTCTGTATTAGTTAACCCCAAAGGAATAACTGAAAAGAATGGAGACTTTCAAGTGAATTCAAACTGCAATATGATTAATGGGAAGCTATCATGCAGGCGGCCAGAAATTGCTAATGAAATGCTTTCCGGATCGAAAGAGAACAGTGTGGAATTTCTAAAAAAAATTTTGGATAAAACCCATCAGGAAGGCGAACTCAATACATTATACTCTACAATCTTCGATTTAAAAAAGGGTATTATTTATGTCTATCTTTTCCATGATTATAATATAGTCTATATTATCGATCTGAAATCTGAATTAAAAAAAGGATACAGAATCGAAAACCTTGCGGATCATTTTCCGGCTTCGTTTGCTTATGAAAATTTTTCAAAGAACCATTCTTTATATCTTAAAGAATCTATTTTTCAGGAGATGAAAAATAAAGGTATAGATAGAACAATCGACCATTATATTTCAGAAAGTGAAAAATTATCTCCAAAAAATGAAAAATTAAATTCTGCCTTACTGGAAGCAGCATTACAGCTCATTAAATATTCCTGGAACGAGCACAATAATGGCAGTATGTGGTACTATTGGTTCAGTAAACCTTATGGATATGATGTACAGCAATATAAAGACAGAAAACTTACTTCAGCAGAAAAACTTTTAAAGTATTTATCTTCCAAGGAAACTACAGATCTTAAACTTCAGAATTTCATGTATGAAATGATTGGGTTTATCAATCTTACGCAGGGAGACAAAATTTTGGCAAAAGAATTTTATGAGAAAGCAGTAACTAATCCCGATAAAGCCTATAGTGTAACATTAATCCGGGGAAAAGAAATACTTAACAGAATGAAGGATATAAAAAAGTAA